From the Saimiri boliviensis isolate mSaiBol1 chromosome X, mSaiBol1.pri, whole genome shotgun sequence genome, one window contains:
- the LOC120361800 gene encoding cancer/testis antigen family 45 member A6-like — MTDKGEKVAVEPENVFKRPRESDSPSYQKRQKMAMLAWTKGARGDGIGHSAMSMEKELKAGDGILPSQLDSRIDDFTGFSKDGLMQKPGRTSPVGVIVTNSFSADDLKCREILPFLKSQEEINADIKYQLVKEIQCFGQNYEKIFKLLEGVQGPIEVKKQFFESIINEAARYMRGDLILHLEKKLEEMTSGYLSKKEHHTLNA, encoded by the exons ATGACTGATAAAGGAGAGAAGGTGGCTGTAGAACCTGAAAATGTGTTTAAACGTCCCAGGGAATCTGACAGTCCTTCATATCAGAAAAGGCAGAAGATGGCCATGTTGGCATGGACAAAAGGAGCAAGAGGCGATGGTATTGGACACTCCGCCATGTCTATGGAAAAGG AGCTTAAGGCAGGAGATGGTATTCTACCCAGCCAATTGGATTCTCGGATTGATGACTTCACTGGCTTTAGCAAAGATGGGCTGATGCAGAAACCTGGTAGAACTTCACCTGTAGGAGTCATCGTTACCAACAGTTTCTCTGCAGATGACCTAAAATGCAGAGAAATACTCCCTTTTCTAAAAAGCCAAGAAGAAATTAATGCTGATATAAAATATCAGTTAGTGAAGGAAATTCAATGCTTTGGACAAA attatgaaaaaatcttcaaattaCTTGAAGGAGTGCAAGGACCTATAGAAGTCAAGAAACAATTTTTTGAATCCATCATCAATGAAGCAGCAAG ATATATGAGAGGAGACTTAATTCTGCACCTTgagaagaaactggaagaaatGACTTCTGGCTACTTGTCCAAGAAGGAACATCACACCCTAAATGCATAA